From the genome of Vespa velutina chromosome 25, iVesVel2.1, whole genome shotgun sequence:
agttatttcagataatttctttaactCTTAATTTGACCGAAGGATTAACAAAgctcttttttattgttggaacactttttacaatatatgCTTACTTTTATCTGgcacaaaatttaataaatcacaACGTCGACGTATTTACAATATTGTATGTGTTTCTATTTGGTCAAGGGTGATCGAATAATTTCATGCAATTTCCATCTCATattgaacatatatatgtatatatatataattaaatctatattaCAGAATACAAACGAAAGCTCAAAAAATTTGAACCTTTTCATATTTGTGGAAATAGCACGAACTTAAGAACtaatgagaaattattttctattaaccaaatatataaacaagtgTTATATgagagatattaattttttccagCTGTCAAAttccattttattcgttatcttTGAAGACGCAAAATTTGTTACTCTTTTTGATAATGAGAAGCATGAGGCCATGCAGTTTATCGGTGAGGGGTGCTATTGTTGTATCCCATGACATGTTTGCAacggtaaaatattttcttattatgcACAACTgggatataacaataaaacgcAATATACtaatcgtaattttctttactaGATAATGCGGAACTCATTTTCTTTCGCTATGGTATTATATAGCTTGCAATGattttgataatgaaaaatttaatatgatcGTTTGTGGTTATGGATAATGTCATTtaaatggattattattaattgtctttccttttattctgctacctttttttttctttttatcaattattacttatacaaataaatgcaAGTTTTGATTGCTTTGTGCAGAAATATTGTACTCATTAATGTCTATTTAATACTTCATTGaataagtaaattttatttaattcttttaggATAACATTCATTTTtggataattatatattcccttgaaataattatattactattttgtaatatcacgtaaaaatataatataattatatttttatataattatatattcaattataaatataatttcctgTTTATTTCGTGGATCAGTTAAGTTCTTGAAACAATTTATGTTtcttaaaattgataaataaaacttcaaaatttcaaatgaCTCACTCGGTAGATTTGATCGAACGATACGAAAAATTGTATAgacttgtatttatattaaacgattttttttttttatcactatttgttaaaatgaaaatattttatatatatgtatatgtatatagttgcagttgaaatgaaaatatatctcatgataaatttgtaatccaatattttcatcgaacattttttttctaattgctatcaaaaagaaacaaataaaataatataacttttcCTTATAGTTGCTCCAAAactatttcaataattttttcaaacttactaataatatttcgagatTATACCGTAAAGGttgcttttttaaaaaatatttttccatttaattatACAACAAACCAAGGAATGTGTTAAttccatagaaaaaaaacgatcttATAATTCGATCTTATACtgtattcgaaaaaaaaaaaaattccttcaaATTATCATACTCGGGTACATATCTATGCCCCATGAAATAATGTCATTATTGTACGAATATTTGTCAaacataaaattgaaaaaattgcgCTTGCATCCTTTATATCATAGAAAATGGAATGAATAGTTTTAAGACGGTTATTAACAATGAACGAAATTACTTACTTTACTTGGATTCAAATTCGTCGAGATACTTCCTTGATATTCGAGAGACGAAAGTAAACTTAGGTCGAAAGATACGATGAATAGGTTTTTGTCCGTGATATGCATGActttgcaataaaaaaaataaaatcatttacatTTCCAATAAATAAAGTAGATGAGGATATTAAGAGAGTGATGTAATAGCAGCGAAGAGATGCTGGTGTTTTAATGGTCTTTGGACGAAAAGGGAGAGATGCtcctaaaaattaaaaaaaaataataatgggttggtaataattgttattacccgcatccttttaaaataaaatatgaaaaattcttgAGAACAATTAACTACTGATCTCTTATGATACAGCTATTCCAGAATaagataattacaattataagaattattctcttgagaatttttttggtaaaataaaaagtaaagtagGTATGGTATAAGTGACTcatcctatatatttttttcacgaacATTCGAATGGATATTTATCATCATAGAACAATCATTAATTATCActcttattaaaattcaaatattaagaATGTAACGCTAATGTTTAACTTAAGTACTAACTCttcaattgtaaaaaatatatttcgcaATTTCGATCTATGTAattagtatttttcttttctgttctttttctttttttttttttttttcttcgaagaatAACGAATATCTGAGACCtctaaatgaagaaaatattttcgtatgaataattctaaactgagagaaaaatgattgcaataaataatagaagaatttaaatggagcataataataacaattatattaataataataataataataataataataataataataataataataataataataataataataataataataataataaatgagaaaatacaTTCCGAATATGTGGAttgaatattactattattataaaaaatatataaaataaaaatatgatcatCTATATTCATGTCAATTCTGTTTTCACAAAAATTCCCAGAATTGAATTGATACGAATTATTGTCCTAAATATATTATGGATttaacagaaaataatattaatctggATCAAATGACTCACCCTGCACGtttgtatttatgtaaaaacGAACACTAATTTAGATAGATATTAACACTTAACATACATTTCTTATCCACTTGTTAACATGCAAATGATATCGCTATGGCATTAAGTACTTAAGCTTTACTTCGATGAAGGAATCTATTGGTCTGTCAAGGTCGAGGGATAGAAGTGAACTGCGTGCAAATGAGGCGGTCCGAAGGGGTGGATTCGCAACGCGCATGCTCCTGCGGGAGAAGAGTTGGAGTAATTGGCAAAGCAAAGAAGGGGTAAGAAAATGACATGATTGCTAGGAAGAAAAACATATGTTAAATTGTATAGTATCGAAcgactaaaaaaagaaagtcataAGAACTGTGAAAACACTTTACGGGAATATactactttttatttcaaacaaatttcTCGGCGTTTAAtagaattgaattattaagtGTTCACTTGAAAAGGGatgaatattatagaaaatgatgATACGCATGCGTAGGGTTGAAGATAATCGAAGTTGAAAAGCAACAACAGACGGCAATATGCTTTCGAAGGAGGAAGATTATATCAAGAATGAGTATTACACgatgaattttcaattttttcgtttaattggaTTAAGCCAAAAGACGTCATCTAAGAACATAattcatatttgttttattaatttcatgctAACTTTTGGAATATTCGAACAGGTAATCATAGTTGAATTAATCTATGTACAATACATTTATgcaatttttgaataaaatgaataattcagAGAATGGATTCAATACTttctcatataattatataagtataaatattatttttcattttttcttttagattcattttctcatcatctctgaaaaaaaaatagtattgaTCGCCAAATTACTGGAAACGACCGTGCCTGCATTCTGCTTCGCATCTTGCTATTGGAATCTATTGTTGAATTATGGCTTTGTTCGTTTTAcatgaaaacaaatttatcatcttattcttttgtttttttttttattctaaacgATATATGTTACCAtcgttgtaataataaattaaacataacTCTGTAATCATTTCagatgaagaaaattctttatcgtATCAAGTCTGATTGGGATGATCTAGCAAACAAACCAGAACTAATGATACTGAAGAAATATGCTGAAATTAGTAAACTTTGTACATTAACAATCGCAAGTAAGTGAATACAACATATTCGGTGTATCAAAGTgggtaataaaaatttttaattaatgttcatttatttccttacagtctttgtttatctttatattgtatttttgatATCTCCATCATTTTTAAGTGCATTTCGATACGTTTTTGGTGTTATAAATGAAAcggaattattattaccagtTTCTACTGACTATTTCCAGAAAAACCAAATGATTTATTACATCGGTCTTACAATcgaatatgtaattatattaatcgcGGGCACGGTAGGGATTGCTAATTATTCCATGTTTGTAGTAGTATTCCAGCATGCTTGTGCACTTCTTTCCATCGTCCAGTAAGTAAATCAATTGCTACGATATACGCATACTAcacaagaaaaattattttcactattACTGTATTTTggagattattatttattttttttagatggagggtaattgaaatatttgtaaagaatcaacaaaattgttattattcgactaataaaagagaattaattgaagaaagagaaaagataatccatatcataaaattctataataacGCGATCGAGTTTGTATCTTATTTTATGAGACGGAcctattcattatttatagagATTACAACTTGCCAAATactaatattacattatttctctttttaatatcattcaagATTTATTGATTTGATGAAATCGTTTTACGAAGAAATTCATTTGCTCGAAGAATTCTttggatttatatttattttggtagattatttttacgtaaatattatatgtaattatatttatgatacaaaaaaaagattttttattttggaatACACAACTCTTATCAAGAAAATCagtgaaatttgtttttagtTATTTCAGATAATTTCTTTCACTCTTAATATAACCGAAGGATTAACAAAGTTAACATATGTTTTTGGATCTCTTTCTGTAATATATGCTTACTTTTATCTGGcacaaaatttgataaatcacAACGTCGACGTATTTACAATATTGTATGTGTTTCTATTTGGTCAAGGGTGATCCAATAATTTCATGCAATTTCCACCTCATattgaacatatatatgtagatatatataattaaataaatattacggaATACAAACGAAAGCTCAAAAAATTTGAGCTTTTTCATATTTGTGGAAATAGCACGAACTTAAGAACTaatcagaaattattttctatatatgaaCAGGTGTTATATGagcgatattaattttttccagCTGTCAAAttccattttattcgttatcttTGAAGACGCAAAATTTGTTACTCTTTTTGATAATGAGAAGCATGAGACCATGCAATTTATCGGTGAAGGGTGCTATTGTTGTATCCAATGACCTTTTTGCAACGGTAaactattttcttattatatataaacgctatataacaattaaacgCAATATACTAATCGTTATCTTTTTCACTAGCTCATGCGTAagacattttcttttgctaTGGTATTTTATAGCTTGCAATGATTTTGATAATGAAACACATAATAGGATAGTTAGGGCTTATGCATatcattaaattgaattattattaattgtctttcttgtttttctgcttccttttttttcttccattatcaattattacatatacaaataaacaCAAGTTTTGAATGCTTCGTAagggaaaattttaattctttctcttaattaatatcctttagattaagtaatttttatatatttcttttatgacaacattcattttttgataattaaatattctcttgatatatttatgcataatattacgaaatagtattataatgtataaatatgtcagtcataaaattattttctgtaTTCTATATCTATTGTGCATCAAACAACGTTTATTTCATAAGATTGATAAATAACACTTtcaaattacaattttaaatcaCACTCCCGGTAGATTAGTTCGAACGATACGTAAAATTGTTCAGacgtgtatttatattaaacgattatctcttttatatcacTGTTTGttaaaatgcaaaatattttatatatacatatatttgtatatagatgcagttgaaaaaaaatatatctgatGATAAGTTTGTTATccaatattttcatcgaacatctttttctaattgctatcaaaatgaaacaaataaaataatatgactTTTCATAGTTGATATATAGTTGCTCTAAAactatttcaataattttttcagaTTTGCCAATAATATTTCGAGATTATACCGTAAAAGttgcttttttaaaaaatatttttccatttaattttataacgaaCCAAGGAATGTGTTAATTCCatagaaagaaacgatcttataatttttatttttaatatcttattatacGGAATAAAAcacgagaaaaaatatatcagtaaatcttatttgaaaaaaaaaaagattatggaTGTTCTTGAAgtctcgttaaaaaaaaaagagaaataaaatgtaatgaaaaaaacagaaaagaaaagaaaagaaatgtatttgaaaaaagaaaaaattacttcATATTATCATACTCGGGTACATAAATATGCccgttgaaataatttaattattgtacgaatatttgtcatatataaaattgaaaaaattaccCTTGCATCCTTTATATCATagaaaatggaataaatagatatgatACAGTTTATTAACATCGAACGAAATTACTTATTTTACATGGATTCAAATTCGTCGAGGTACTTTTTTGATATTCGAGAGACGTAAGTAAACTTAGGTGGAAACATACGATGAAAAGTTTTTGTCCGTGATATGCACGACTTtgcaataaaaagaataaaatcatttatatttccaaTAAATAAAGTAGATGAGGATGTTAAGAGAGTGATATAAAAGCAGCGAAGAGATGCTGGTGTTTTAATGGTCTTTGGACGAAAAGGGAGAGATGCtcctaaaaattaaaaaaaaaaaaaataatgggctggtaataattgttattacacgtattctttcaaaataaaatatgaaaaattcttgAGAACAATTAACTTCTGATCTCTTATGATACAGCTATTCCAGAATaagataattacaattataagaattattctCTTGAGAAtttgttcgataaaataaaaagtaatgctGGTATGATATAAGTGACTCACCCAGTTCATTTTTTGCACGAACATTCGAAcggatattttttatcatagaaCAATCATTAATTATCACTTTTATTAACTTTCAAATGGTAAGTAAATATGACGCTAATGTTTTACTTAAGTACTGATCCATAGTTACgagtaatgaatttttaattgtggAAAAAATATGTCGCATTTTCgatctatataaatagtatttttcttttcttttctttttcttttttttctcttctttgaaGAATAATGATTATCTGATACCtctaaatgaagaaaatattttcgtataaataattctaaactGAGAGAATAATGATTGCAACAAATATAGAAGAATTCAAACGGagcatattaataacaattatattaataataataataataataaatgagaaaatacaTTCC
Proteins encoded in this window:
- the LOC124957216 gene encoding uncharacterized protein LOC124957216, which encodes MLSKEEDYIKNEYYTMNFQFFRLIGLSQKTSSKNIIHICFINFMLTFGIFEQIHFLIISEKKIVLIAKLLETTVPAFCFASCYWNLLLNYGFMKKILYRIKSDWDDLANKPELMILKKYAEISKLCTLTIAIFVYLYIVFLISPSFLSAFRYVFGVINETELLLPVSTDYFQKNQMIYYIGLTIEYVIILIAGTVGIANYSMFVVVFQHACALLSIVQFIDLMKSFYEEIHLLEEFFGFIFILLFQIISFTLNITEGLTKLTYVFGSLSVIYAYFYLAQNLINHNVDVFTIFCQIPFYSLSLKTQNLLLFLIMRSMRPCNLSVKGAIVVSNDLFATLMRKTFSFAMVFYSLQ